The genomic interval CTTCTTTTTTAGCCCGTTCATTTGGGCGTGCCACCAGTAGAAAAATGGGCTTATTTCACTTTGTCTTTATAAAGCCCCTTTCTCTACTTCCGTCGGGCTTTACGCGCTACTTCGGTAGCCTGCTTCAATCCCTCACGCACAACATCATTAAGATAAGTATTTACACTACTTAAAACCAACAACTTAAGCCTACTTACCCCTAAACTCACAATACTATTTAACATCATTTAATTCGCCATTAGGTCAGTTTAAAACAATATCTTTACAAAAAATAATCCATTCCAATTTACACCTGTGGCAAAAGAATCAGTACGCTTAAATAAAACCTGCCAAAATTGTAATCATTTGGTTGAAGAACGTTTTTGTCCTAATTGTGGACAAGAAAACATTGAAACTCGAGTAAGTTTTCATCATATATTTAAACATTTTCTAGAAGATTTAACTCATTATGATAATACATTTTGGAAAAGCATCTTTTATTTACTTTTAAAACCAGCGTCATTATCTATAGCGTATATTAATGGTAAACGGTTACACTATTTAAATCCTTTTCGTCTTTATATTTTCATCAGCTTTATAACCTTTCTTACTTTATCATTATTTTCAAATGAAATTGGTGTGGAAGCTACGCCTCCTAATGAAAAAAAAGAAGAGAAGACCAATGTTATAACTATTGATTCGTTACATATTAAAGATAAAAGTATTGAAGGACTCACAAAAATTGGTGTGATTAGTCAAGATAATAATGATACCATAAAAAAAATACTTAGTGGCACTGATAAAATTAATACAGAAGGAATTGTAAATTTGGGGTTTAAAAAAATTGACAAACTAGATTCTTTTAAAACAACAAGTTCTAATACATTAGAGGAAAACAGATCTGAAAACTGGCTTCTAAACAAATGGCAAACTATAAGCAAAGAGCATACAGAAGACGCAAATATTAATGATTTCTCAAAATCTTTTAATATTAATTTTCAAAAGATTTTGTTTTTATACATGCCTGTTTTTGCATTTATTTTATGGCTTTTTCATGATAAAAAAAGGTGGTTTTATTTTGACCATGGTATTTTTACACTTCATTATTTTTCATTTTTACTTTTAATGTCATTACTCATTTTTGGTTTAAATAAGTTAGAATATTTGGCAAATATATCACCCCTTTTGGGTTGGATTCAATTTAGTTTAAAAACATTAGGATATTTATATATGCTCTATTATTTTTTTCCAGCACACCGACTTTTCTACGGCGATAAATTTTTCCTTTCGTTTTTTAAAAGTTCTATTGTTTTTATAATAAACATAGTGGTTTTTGGTCTAATTATGGTGGCCTTTAGCTTGTACACTTATCTAAATTTATAAAATACAAAACCTGATAGTGGCGATTTACAATCCATGTCCACAACATTGTACCATAATCTAAACCAAATAAAGTACCGCTAACACTTTTGTGTTTTTTATATTTTTAAGAAACTCTCATTTTACTCATTGTCAACCTTTACAGGCACAGAAAGTTCTTAGGAACACATTCCCTGCAATTAAGACTTTTATTATTGGTAATTATTTCTCCTTTCTTAAAAGCAAACGAATTTTCTTTGGAAAGGGTCTCTAATACTCAAATTGTAAATTCACAGATAAAAGGTGAAGAATTTAAGAAATTTATACTACACAATTTAATAACGAAACTGTTATTAAATTGTGTAGTATAGCAAAAATTCACATAACTTACAATATGAAGTTACGGAATACAACAAACTTCAAAAAAAATCATCCTAAGCAAAGAAAAGAGAATCCAGTCCTACTCAAAATGAATCTTTAAAAATGTTCCGCATAACGCAGTTAATCAATATATAAAGCTTTGGTGGAATTACCGTTTTAATTCGTATTTTTGTTCAACAGAAAATACTCGGTTTCTACCGCATATAAATCATGTAGCCGCCAAACGGTATAGCTAATACTAAGAGAACAGCAACGTATACGATTTCATCCTTTAAAACAATATTATTATGGACATTGAGGATAAAACCAATGACGAACTCAGAACCAAGTTAAATAAATTACTTCAAGAAAAAAATTCCTTATGGGGTCAAATAGAAAAACTTGCAGCAGGGTTAGTCATTGCAAATGAAAAACTTTCTATTCAAAATAAAGAAAAAGAAAAACGTGCAGCTGAATTAATCATTGCTAACAAAGAACTTCTCTTTCAAAATGGAGAAAAAGAAAAACGTGCTGCTGAATTAGTTATTGCTAACAAAGAACTTGCTTTTCAAAATGAAGAAAAAGAAAAACGTGCTGCTGAATTAATCATTGCCAACAAAGAACTCCTCTTTCAAAATGAAGAAAAAGAAAATCGTGCAGCTGAATTAGTGGTTGCCAATAAGGAACTTGATTTTCAACACAAACAAAAAGAAAAACGTGCAGCTGAATTAATTGTTGCCAACAAAGAACTTGCTTTTCAAAATAAACAAAAAGAAAATCGTGCTGCTGAATTAATCATTGCCAACAAAGAACTTGCTTTTCAAAATGAAGAAAAAGAAAAACGTGCAGCTGAATTAATTGTTGCTAACAAAGAACTTCTCTTTCAAAATGTAGAAAAAGAAAAACGTGCAGCTGAATTAATTGTTGCCAACAAAGAACTTCTCTTTCAAAATGGAGAAAAAGAAAAACGTGCAGCT from Flavobacterium ovatum carries:
- a CDS encoding DUF3667 domain-containing protein, translated to MAKESVRLNKTCQNCNHLVEERFCPNCGQENIETRVSFHHIFKHFLEDLTHYDNTFWKSIFYLLLKPASLSIAYINGKRLHYLNPFRLYIFISFITFLTLSLFSNEIGVEATPPNEKKEEKTNVITIDSLHIKDKSIEGLTKIGVISQDNNDTIKKILSGTDKINTEGIVNLGFKKIDKLDSFKTTSSNTLEENRSENWLLNKWQTISKEHTEDANINDFSKSFNINFQKILFLYMPVFAFILWLFHDKKRWFYFDHGIFTLHYFSFLLLMSLLIFGLNKLEYLANISPLLGWIQFSLKTLGYLYMLYYFFPAHRLFYGDKFFLSFFKSSIVFIINIVVFGLIMVAFSLYTYLNL